TTATGAATAAACATAAGTCAGCCACAATACTAGTAATGCTTGTAATTTTATTTTTGTTTGGGTATAGTTCCAGTTACGCTCAAGAAAAGCCATTGAATTTGGAAGCTTTAAAAAAATCTGCCTTACAGTATAGTCGTACTATAAAGAATGATTCGCTACGTGTTGAGCGAGCAGAATTGGTGAAAAAAGAGGCTTTTGATACTTATTTTCCAGAAGTGAGTGCTAACGGATTTGCTTTATATGGTTTTGAATATTTAGTACCAGCAATACCTACTTATTTACCTAATGGGATTGATAATTTATATAGTTTAGGTGCAACTGCCACACAGCCAATATATACAGGCGGAAAAATAAAGTTAGGGAACAAGCTGGCAGATTTGCAGTTAGACAGTCAGAGAATAAGTAGTAAAACCGCTATAGACTCCGTAGTATTAAATACAGAGCTAAAGTTTTGGCAGCTTCTTAAAATACAAGAACAGCTAAAAGTAGTAAAGGCAGGGAAAACGTATTTGAATGAACTCTTAAAACAACAGGAAGATTTATTGTATGAAGGATTAATTTCTAAGAGTCAATTATTACAAGTAAAAGTAGAAAAAAGCGGTGTTCTCGTGAATGAATTGGAACTGTCTAATTTTAGAAAAATAGCTTTGTTAGACTTGTCTTTATATGTGGGCATTCCGTTTGATACTACGCTCGTAGCCGAAAAAGGATTTAATGAAAATGTCATCCCTGCAGATTTGGTGTATGCAAGTCCGACTATTGATTTACCCAATAATAAATTTTATCAATTATCAGAAAAACAGGTTAGTGCTGCAAATTTGCAAGTAAA
This genomic stretch from Cellulophaga algicola DSM 14237 harbors:
- a CDS encoding TolC family protein, producing MNKHKSATILVMLVILFLFGYSSSYAQEKPLNLEALKKSALQYSRTIKNDSLRVERAELVKKEAFDTYFPEVSANGFALYGFEYLVPAIPTYLPNGIDNLYSLGATATQPIYTGGKIKLGNKLADLQLDSQRISSKTAIDSVVLNTELKFWQLLKIQEQLKVVKAGKTYLNELLKQQEDLLYEGLISKSQLLQVKVEKSGVLVNELELSNFRKIALLDLSLYVGIPFDTTLVAEKGFNENVIPADLVYASPTIDLPNNKFYQLSEKQVSAANLQVKNEKADLLPQIAIGINATKLGTFTNDFNTAIQPIAFGTLSIPISAFWGKEKKQIKQREIDVQIAENSRDEVKDQLTKYIMKNWYDLQTANKHIQYSKDKVAYAIQNLKSQRDNYDSGLSNLTDLLNARQTKEEADAAIVNAIADYKQKEATYLYSINELPIPNLDN